The following are from one region of the Osmia bicornis bicornis chromosome 8, iOsmBic2.1, whole genome shotgun sequence genome:
- the LOC114873744 gene encoding tubulin epsilon chain-like has product MSQFITIQVGQCGNQIGSAFWPLALHEYGIDTANTGVNLLKIQRNYIKNLSDLSDAFHSFFFVPDNRHDFCFKTVNDLRRAKVKARAILIDMEDSVVGGLKRGPLRDLFDQKCTVTNYPGCGNNWAVGYHTYGNEYHEKLEDAIRLTVEKCSQLHGFLILHSLGGGTGSGLGTAVLKLLADNYPVVDRLVSCIYPTPMQDVVTAPYNALLATQELIEHATCVFPIENTSLLDICNAQLRKKENINQLNYNISCKPFQDMNSIIVNMLLHLTSGSRFPGSLNMDMNEIATNLVAYPKLQYIFSSVSPTALTGSSMCTTQGTKLIDELFTDAWSRNNQLIKVDPLQAGSKVLSAAHIVRGNCFISDLKRNIEKFQRKITCTEWSRDAMKIGLCSVPPAGHSTSLLCLLNSSSMSLLFKNIIKQFVTLYKRKAHVYHYTQVRGFEEAHFVNSKEIILNLIARYTELENQRPTSISRLQII; this is encoded by the exons atgAGCCAGTTTATTACAATACAAG TTGGACAATGTGGAAACCAAATTGGCTCAGCATTTTGGCCCCTGGCATTGCACGAGTACGGGATAGACACTGCAAATACTGGCGTGAATTTACTTAAGATACAAcgaaattacattaaaaatcTAAGCGATCTATCAGACGCGTTTCATAGCTTTTTTTTCGTGCCCGATAATCGGCATGATTTTTGTTTCAAGACTGTAAATGATTTGAGAAGAGCTAAAGTCAAAGCCAGA GCTATATTAATAGATATGGAAGATAGTGTTGTAGGAGGATTAAAGAGAGGTCCTTTGCGTGATTTGTTTGATCAAAAATGCACTGTAACTAATTACCCAGGATGTGGAAATAATTG GGCTGTAGGTTATCATACTTATGGTAATGAATATCATGAAAAACTGGAGGATGCTATAAGACTTACAGTAGAAAAATGTTCACAGCTACATGGTTTCCTAATTTTGCATTCTCTTGGAGGTGGTACTGGTTCTGGTTTAGGAACAGCTGTTTTAAAATTACTAGCTGACAATTATCCAGTAGTAGATAG ATTAGTATCTTGTATATATCCAACACCCATGCAAGATGTTGTTACAGCACCTTACAATGCACTGTTAGCAACACAAGAACTCATAGAACATGCAACATGTGTATTTCCTATAGAAAACACATCCctcctggatatatgcaatgCACAattgagaaagaaagagaatataAATCAGCTGAACTATAATATTTCGTGTAAACCATTTCAAGACATGAACAGTATCATTGTAAACATGCTTCTCCATTTAACTAG TGGATCCAGATTTCCTGGTAGCTTAAATATGGATATGAATGAAATAGCGACGAATCTTGTTGCTTATCCGAAATTACAGTACATATTTAGCAGTGTTAGCCCAACAGCGTTAACCGGATCCTCAATGTGCACCACCCAGGGAACAAA ATTAATCGACGAATTATTCACTGATGCCTGGTCACGGAATAATCAGTTGATCAAAGTAGATCCGCTACAAGCCGGTTCAAAAGTATTAAGCGCCGCACATATTGTCAGAGGGAACTGTTTTATAAGCGATTTAAAACGAAACATTGAAAA ATTTCAACGGAAAATTACGTGCACGGAATGGAGCAGAGATGCTATGAAGATAGGTTTGTGCTCTGTACCTCCAGCTGGGCATTCAACATCTTTGCTCTGCCTTTTAAACTCTTCCTCAATGTCCttgttgtttaaaaatataataaaacagtTTGTTACGTTATACAAGAGGAAG GCACATGTGTATCACTACACGCAAGTACGTGGTTTCGAAGAAGCACATTTCGTTAATAGCAAAGAGATCATATTGAACTTGATCGCGCGGTACACGGAACTAGAAAATCAGAGACCAACGAGTATATCACGGCTGCAAATCATTTAA
- the LOC114873747 gene encoding charged multivesicular body protein 5, protein MNRLFGRAKPKEPAASITDCIAGVDSRADSTEKKIAKLDAELKKYKDQMVKMREGPAKNAVKAKALRVLKQRKMYEAQADNLRQQAFNMEQANYATQTLKDTQTTVVAMKEGVKQMQKEFKNINIDKIEDLQDDLADMLEQADEVQEAMGRSYGMPEIDEDELAAELEALGDDLAIDEDTSYLDDAIKAPNAPDKEPGATSVRNKDGVLVDEFGLPQIPAS, encoded by the exons ATGAACAGACTTTTCGGTCGAGCTAAGCCCAAAGAACCAGCAGCGAGTATCACCGATTGCATCGCTGGg GTTGACAGTAGAGCAGACTCCACGGAGAAAAAGATAGCGAAATTGGACGCGGAACTAAAGAAATACAAGGATCAGATGGTTAAAATGAGAGAAGGTCCCGCAAAGAACGCAGTAAAGGCTAAAGCATTACGCGTTTTAAAGCAACGAAAAATGTACGAGGCACAGGCTGATAATTTACGTCAACAAGCATTTAACATGGAACAAGCAAATTACGCGACGCAAACGTTAAAAGATACTCAGACGACTGTGGTCGCTATGAAAGAGGGAGTTAAACAGATGCAgaaggaatttaaaaatatcaatataGATAAGATAGAG GACCTTCAAGATGACCTGGCCGATATGCTTGAACAAGCCGACGAAGTTCAAGAGGCAATGGGTCGTAGCTACGGTATGCCAGAAATCGACGAGGATGAATTAGCTGCCGAATTAGAAGCTCTTGGCGATGATTTAGCCATCGATGAAGACACTAGTTATTTGGATGACGCTATCAAAGCACCGAACGCTCCGGATAAAGAACCGGGCGCTACCTCGGTCAGGAATAAG GACGGTGTCTTGGTCGATGAGTTTGGCTTGCCGCAAATACCAGCCAGTTAA
- the LOC114873745 gene encoding m7GpppN-mRNA hydrolase, producing the protein MTEHSVPSDILDDLSSRFIINVPEEERKDLVRICFQIELAHWFYLDFYCTDENPKLRPCSMREFATHIFHHIPFLKPHVANIDNILDQWREYKQNVPTFGAIVLNEDLTKVLLVQSYWAKSSWSFPKGKVNEDEDPSHCAVREVLEETGFDISNLIDENEYIESVINEQLVRLYIISGVQKDTKFQPKTRKEIKNVEWFSLADLPNNKKDMTPKVKTGVGPNAFFMVIPFVRRMRRWIQEKHLREKNVNTVRRHRHRSLGDVETVSKNKRQQQSLSHFIQNDIASFKDVKNFRQSNTSPARNRRGIYDNKNVISKAAIKRNLFGEQTEDETAILAKQLTDSPRGQQPCTFLMDPAIQSVKCNDFSYKAQASTNEVKDQASDDLEDREFFKGNIKSLLFDKATNKLQTDLKTIPSPFMIMNRRSSRFLSDNYMETQQRSTELSSVIWAHFKFDKEAILNCL; encoded by the exons ATGACGGAACATTCGGTACCATCCGATATTTTAGACGATTTAAGCAG TCGATTTATTATCAACGTTCcggaagaagaaaggaaagattTGGTTCGGATATGTTTTCAAATTGAATTAGCTCACTGGTTTTATTTAGATTTTTATTGTACCGATGAAAATCCGAAACTACGACCATGTAGTATGCGGGAATTCGCCACTCATATCTTTCATCACATACCATTTTTAAAACCACATGTAGCTAACATAGATAATATTCTTGATCAATGGAGAGAATATAAACAAAATGTTCCAACATTTGGAGCAATTGTATTAAATGAAGATTTAACAAAAGTATTACTTGTTCAAAGTTACTGGGCAAAGAGCAGTTGGAGCTTTCCCAAAGGTAAAGTCAACGAAGATGAAGATCCATCCCACTGTGCTGTTCGAGAGGTGTTAGAGGAAACTGGTTTTgacatttcaaatttaatagaTGAAAACGAATATATAGAATCAGTGATAAATGAACAATTGGTGAGATTGTATATAATATCTGGTGTACAGAAGGACACAAAATTTCAGCCAAAaacgagaaaagaaataaaaaatgtagaaTGGTTTTCTTTAGCTGACCTACCCAACAATAAAAAAGATATGACACCAAAAGTAAAAACAGGAGTTGGTCCTAATGCATTTTTTATGGTTATCCCTTTTGTAAGGAGAATGAGACGTTGGATACAAGAAAAACATTTGAgagagaaaaatgtaaatactGTTAGAAGACACAGACACAGATCTCTTGGAGATGTTGAGActgtttcaaaaaataaaagacaACAGCAATCACTTTCCCATTTCATTCAA AATGATATTGCCAGTTTTAAAGACGTGAAAAACTTTCGACAATCTAATACATCACCCGCGCGAAATCGTCGCGGTATATACGATAACAAAAATGTCATATCAAAAGCGGCAATTAAACGTAATTTATTTGGGGAACAAACTGAAGATGAAACAGCCATTCTTGCTAAACAATTAACGGACAGTCCGCGAGGTCAACAGCCGTGCACATTTTTAATGGACCCTGCTATTCAGTCGGTGAAGTGCAACGATTTTAGCTACAAAGCACAAGCTTCGACAAACGAAGTAAAAG ATCAAGCATCGGATGATCTTGAAGatcgtgaattttttaaagGAAATATAAAATCTTTGTTATTTGACAAAGCTAcaaacaaattacaaacagatTTAAAAACGATACCTTCCCCGTTTATGATAATGAATCGTAGGTCATCGCGCTTTCTTTCTGATAATTATATGGAAACTCAACAACGTTCTACGGAACTAAGTTCAGTGATTTGGGCGCACTTTAAGTTCGATAAGGAAGCAATActtaattgtttataa